The genomic interval CGTCTTGATCAAGAGCTTTATCGGAAAGATGACACGATCGTTCACGAGGCAATTCGAGAAGCATTGGTCAATGCCCTTATTCACAGCGATTACCGTGGGCAAGGGGGTGTAGTGATTGACAAATTCCCCGATCGCTTCGAGTTTTCCAATCCGGTAGTCTGTTAATTTCCATGCGTCAACTGCTTCAGGGGGGCATTAGCGAATGCCGCAATAAGTCCTTGCAGCTAATGTTTCAGATGATCGGCGGGGGTGAAAAAGCAGGTTCTGGTATTGACAAGATCAGACAGGGATGGGCATCTCAACACTGGCGCTTTCCTGCCATTCGAGAACAGACTCAACCGGATCGAGTCTGGCTAGTCTTGCCAATAGTCAGTATGTTGCCAGGGCAATCGCTAGAGAAACTGCGAGAGCTGTTTGGCACCCCATTTGATGGTCTGAATCAAGAAGAAGTGCAAGCCCTTGTTACCGCAGAGTTAGAAGGAGAAGTCAGCAATCGTCGGATGAAGGAATTTTGCGATCGCCATCCGTCTGACCTCACAAAAATGTTACAGGGGTTAGTGCGGAGGCATTTTTATCCTCAGTAGGGCAAGGGCGTGGAACCCGCTATACATTGCCCGGACGAGAGAATATCATTCAAATTGGTTTTGAAGTTGAGGGCAGTCTATCTCAGTCAATTCAAGACTCCCCTCAAAGCGTGGACTCCTCACAAAGTTTAGACTCCCTACCAACAGCGGAATTAGAAGTCCTTCAGAAAATTGCTGCTCCAGCTATATCCTCTCAATGGCTTCAAGAGCAAAGAACCCGGCAGATTATTTCCGAACTCTGCCAAGGGTATTTCCTCACATCTGCTCATCTTGCCCAGTTGATGAATCGTAATCCCAGTAGCCTGCGTAGTCGGTTCCTTAGCCCAATGGTGAACGAGGGATTGCTGAAACTTCGGTATCCCGACAAACCTAACCGTCCTGACCAGGCGTATCGAACTGTGGATGAACCCGCAGAAAGGAGCAATTCAGACCATGCCTAAAAAATCCTACGGCAGTAATGCAACCCCTATCGATAGCGTCAAACACAAGGACAAACGCGCGAATATCCCAACGGAGGAGTTGCGAGGGTTTGTGGCGGAGGACGAAAAGAAACCCAAAATTGTATCTAGATTGCCTGCTTCGAGTAAAAGTACAGTCGTATCAGAGTTTTCTGTCAAACGATTGGCAACGACTCAGCCTACCGAACCTGCACCAATCACGATGTAGTCGTATTTGTTCATAATATCCTTGTTTGTGAGTTCAACTTTATGTGTGTAGAAAAGCAAGATTTTCTAATGCATGGAGTGCATGAGGTGTATTTGCAGGCATGTAGACAAACACGCCCTGTTGCAAAGTAATTTCCTGTCCGCCCAAGGTGAGCACTCCGCGTCCTTCGATCACTGTCACCGAAACAGGGCGTGGCGCAGTATGCTCATGTATTTCTGTTCCAGCAGTGAGACACAGTAACGAGAAACTGTTTTGTTCATCTTTCACTAACGCTTTGCGGCTGACTCCGGGTTTGGTGTAGTCTGCCAATTCCTGTAGATTGACTGCCAATTCAGCATTATTTTTTGAAGAAGTTAGCATCATTGATCTCCTAACATTTCAAGGGTGATTACAATTCTCGAACAGCGCACAAGGCAATGTAACCCAAGTCTTGTTGGTGTTGGGTCAAGATGCGCTGCATCGTCAGGACGCGATCGCGGATCACGGGCTGTGCCAAAATATTCCAGACAATCTGCGCCGTGTGGATGACTCCTTCATCTTTCAGCACCTGAACCGGATCAAGCAGTTTCATAGCACCGATTTGCCGTTGAGATACTGTTAAATCTGCCTGAGCGATAGCGTTGATCCAGCCTTGTTCAGGCATTGGAAATCTGCTCATTTAAAGAGTTGTTCGATAGCCGCACGTCCACCCGGACGAAAAACTGTTTTACCTGCTGCCGCTAGGACGATATGAGCGGGTGCAGTTGTCAGACTGAGTGCAATTTGTGCCATTGTTTGGTTCATAGTTCTCCTGGGCTGCTAGTTGAGGCAGCTTTTAATGACTTGAGTAGACACAACTGTAGATTTGGGTAGACAGGACAGGTATGGTTGTCCAACAGTGGGAACACAACCAGCCGAGATGTTGGATGTGCCGTAGCAATGGATAAG from Neosynechococcus sphagnicola sy1 carries:
- a CDS encoding cupin domain-containing protein gives rise to the protein MMLTSSKNNAELAVNLQELADYTKPGVSRKALVKDEQNSFSLLCLTAGTEIHEHTAPRPVSVTVIEGRGVLTLGGQEITLQQGVFVYMPANTPHALHALENLAFLHT